The following are from one region of the Psychrilyobacter piezotolerans genome:
- a CDS encoding ABC transporter permease, which yields MLIGTIEQGLIFAIMALGLYISYKILDFPDLTVDGSFPMGGSIAAILIIKGFNPILALGAAFIGGSIAGFITGYIHIKFKITNLLAGIIVMTGLYSVNLRIMGRSNIPLFGVDNIFSNRPNLLIILFIVLLSKFSLDYLLKTKFGFSLRALGDNETLVVSLGIDEKKLKVMGLMLANGLVALSGGILAQYQGFSDIAMGTGTIVTGLASIIIGESVLKKGKMLNVTTIVIIGSILYRFIIMGSLKIGFSPSDIKLITAILTVGVMGFKGKNLKLTLPLKNKLGGVFQNAQN from the coding sequence ATGTTAATAGGAACTATTGAACAGGGGCTTATTTTTGCAATAATGGCTTTAGGATTGTACATATCCTATAAAATACTAGATTTTCCAGATCTTACTGTAGACGGATCTTTTCCAATGGGAGGTTCTATAGCAGCTATCCTTATAATAAAGGGTTTCAATCCCATCCTGGCTTTAGGAGCAGCATTTATAGGGGGATCCATTGCAGGATTTATCACTGGATATATCCATATAAAATTCAAGATCACAAACCTCTTGGCTGGAATTATTGTTATGACAGGTTTATATAGTGTCAACCTCCGGATAATGGGAAGATCAAATATACCCTTATTTGGAGTTGATAATATATTTTCCAATAGGCCCAATCTTTTAATCATATTATTTATTGTGCTCCTGTCTAAGTTTTCTCTGGACTATCTCCTTAAAACAAAATTTGGATTTTCCCTGCGGGCTTTGGGAGACAATGAAACATTGGTTGTATCTTTAGGGATAGATGAAAAAAAATTAAAGGTTATGGGTCTTATGTTAGCCAATGGTTTAGTAGCTTTATCTGGTGGTATCTTAGCCCAATACCAGGGTTTTTCAGATATTGCCATGGGTACAGGAACTATTGTTACAGGCCTTGCTTCTATTATTATAGGGGAAAGTGTCTTAAAGAAGGGAAAGATGTTAAATGTCACAACTATCGTAATTATCGGTTCCATCTTATACCGGTTTATAATAATGGGTTCTCTAAAAATAGGATTTAGTCCCAGCGATATAAAGCTTATTACTGCAATCCTTACTGTTGGAGTTATGGGTTTTAAAGGTAAAAACTTAAAATTAACATTACCATTAAAAAATAAATTAGGAGGTGTATTTCAAAATGCTCAAAATTAA
- a CDS encoding ABC transporter ATP-binding protein: MLKINNLNKSFHSELGSEKKIFKGLNFQLNHGDFVSIIGSNGAGKSTLLNIIMGNITPDGGNLYMEGRDFTDLATYKRNTFISKVYQNPALGTAPSMTIFENLSMADNKGKRFNLTLGLNKKKKEIYKNTLTELGLGLEKQLDTEVGLLSGGQRQCLALIMATLNKPKILLLDEHTAALDPKTSELIMEKTKKIVESHKIPTLMITHNLNDAIKYGNRLIMLHEGKIILDFAGEEKQNLTPEKLLKIFHTQNTAIKDDELFSLS; encoded by the coding sequence ATGCTCAAAATTAATAATTTAAATAAATCATTTCATTCTGAATTGGGAAGCGAAAAAAAAATTTTTAAAGGATTGAATTTTCAATTAAACCACGGGGACTTTGTATCTATCATTGGAAGTAATGGTGCCGGGAAATCCACCCTTCTAAATATCATTATGGGGAATATTACCCCAGATGGTGGGAATTTATATATGGAAGGCAGAGATTTTACGGATCTGGCTACCTATAAAAGAAATACTTTTATTTCAAAGGTCTATCAAAACCCTGCCTTGGGAACTGCACCATCTATGACAATCTTTGAAAACCTTTCTATGGCAGACAATAAAGGAAAAAGATTTAACCTTACTCTGGGTTTAAATAAAAAAAAGAAAGAAATTTATAAAAATACCCTGACTGAATTAGGTTTGGGGCTGGAAAAACAACTGGATACAGAAGTTGGATTATTATCCGGCGGGCAGAGACAATGTCTGGCTCTTATTATGGCAACCTTAAATAAACCTAAAATATTATTGTTAGATGAACATACTGCCGCTCTTGATCCCAAGACATCGGAGTTAATCATGGAAAAAACAAAAAAAATAGTGGAATCCCATAAGATCCCTACCCTTATGATAACTCATAATTTAAATGATGCTATAAAATATGGGAACAGATTAATTATGCTCCATGAAGGAAAGATAATCTTAGACTTTGCAGGAGAGGAAAAACAGAACCTTACTCCTGAAAAACTCCTGAAAATATTTCATACTCAGAATACCGCTATAAAGGATGATGAACTCTTCAGCCTTTCCTAG
- a CDS encoding DUF3943 domain-containing protein, with product MFNFKKYIFFVAFFIFMGNILLGEGEEISYNLELGDIPHKKNSDKLKKDTGSLFILAGATAAFLYTLPESTTRWGKNEESSLFEQWKRNVTSGPVWDHDNPGFNYIGHAYTGGVYYILARNANYSKYESFWYSFFISTFFWEYGIEAFAERPSMQDIVITPVFGSMVGEGFYILQNYILDNNGMLFNSKFLGSTTMMFMDPMGHLSSYLYDDYQRTSHVGVMVNAVEHEGETKLLLGINFIFSF from the coding sequence ATGTTTAATTTTAAAAAATATATTTTTTTTGTTGCTTTTTTTATTTTCATGGGAAATATACTCCTTGGAGAGGGAGAGGAAATAAGTTACAATCTGGAATTAGGAGATATTCCTCACAAAAAAAACTCCGATAAATTAAAAAAGGATACAGGATCACTTTTCATCCTTGCAGGTGCAACAGCTGCCTTCCTATATACACTACCAGAATCCACAACAAGATGGGGAAAAAATGAGGAAAGTAGTCTGTTTGAACAGTGGAAAAGGAACGTGACGAGCGGACCTGTATGGGATCACGATAACCCCGGATTTAACTATATAGGTCATGCATATACAGGAGGAGTATACTATATACTGGCCAGAAATGCCAATTACTCAAAATATGAGTCTTTTTGGTATTCATTTTTTATATCCACATTTTTTTGGGAATACGGGATAGAGGCATTTGCCGAGAGACCTTCCATGCAGGATATTGTCATAACTCCGGTTTTTGGTTCCATGGTAGGAGAGGGGTTTTATATCCTTCAGAACTATATCTTAGATAATAACGGTATGCTGTTCAATTCTAAGTTTTTGGGAAGTACTACTATGATGTTTATGGATCCAATGGGACATCTTTCCAGTTATCTCTATGATGACTATCAAAGAACAAGTCATGTAGGTGTAATGGTAAACGCCGTTGAGCATGAAGGTGAAACAAAATTACTTTTAGGAATAAATTTTATATTCTCATTTTAG
- a CDS encoding 4Fe-4S binding protein: MKGFKENVLIQFILLIGFVTVFSLFFSDILGGEEKIPLPKSLVFQSQMTISEFGEKNNLPNSVLLKEFQLEGENDFQKKLGDFDNLEEKIDSVRNKLILHREGESKSWIKIAIKFGLWIFIQIIVFNLIRRNKITVKNRKIIYFISLTIFGVILGSDPGPMGTVKDAVALFAVDGVIFPQRLAAMGIFLFMVFIANKFICSWGCQVGTLQDLIFRLNKNNTANKNLIRQYKIPFVLSNTVRIIFFIVFTVIVFMWSTDIIEYIDPFKIFAPMKLEIIGMGFIGLIFIGSIFVYRPWCHLFCPFGLVGWFIEKISVFKICVDYDKCISCEACSKACPSTAMENILKQEKTIPDCFSCGSCIETCPTEAISFKKGKRPVPPKDKFKK; this comes from the coding sequence ATGAAAGGTTTTAAAGAAAATGTTTTGATTCAATTTATTTTACTTATTGGGTTTGTGACAGTATTTTCATTGTTTTTTTCCGATATTTTAGGCGGAGAAGAAAAAATACCTTTACCTAAATCCTTAGTTTTTCAATCTCAGATGACAATATCGGAATTTGGAGAAAAGAATAATTTGCCCAATTCGGTTTTATTAAAGGAGTTTCAATTAGAAGGGGAGAATGATTTCCAGAAAAAATTAGGTGATTTTGATAATTTGGAGGAGAAGATCGATTCAGTAAGAAATAAACTGATCCTGCATAGGGAAGGGGAATCTAAATCTTGGATTAAGATTGCAATAAAATTTGGTTTGTGGATTTTTATTCAGATAATAGTGTTCAATTTAATCCGAAGAAATAAAATCACCGTTAAAAATAGAAAGATCATCTATTTTATCTCTCTGACGATATTCGGAGTTATACTTGGTTCAGATCCCGGTCCCATGGGGACTGTCAAAGATGCCGTTGCACTTTTCGCAGTTGACGGGGTCATCTTTCCTCAAAGGCTGGCAGCCATGGGTATATTTTTATTTATGGTTTTTATTGCAAATAAATTTATCTGCTCTTGGGGCTGTCAGGTTGGAACACTCCAGGATTTGATTTTCAGACTAAACAAAAATAATACAGCAAACAAGAACCTAATCAGACAATATAAAATTCCCTTTGTTCTGAGCAACACTGTCCGTATAATCTTTTTTATTGTCTTTACTGTCATAGTATTTATGTGGAGTACTGATATTATAGAATATATCGACCCATTCAAGATTTTTGCACCTATGAAACTTGAAATTATTGGTATGGGATTTATAGGGCTGATATTTATAGGAAGTATCTTTGTATATCGTCCATGGTGCCACCTGTTTTGCCCATTTGGATTAGTAGGATGGTTTATTGAAAAAATATCTGTTTTCAAAATTTGTGTAGACTATGATAAATGTATCTCTTGTGAAGCCTGTTCCAAAGCTTGTCCATCAACGGCAATGGAAAACATATTGAAACAAGAAAAAACCATTCCAGATTGTTTTTCTTGTGGTTCTTGTATAGAAACCTGCCCAACTGAGGCAATCAGCTTTAAAAAGGGTAAAAGACCTGTTCCACCAAAAGATAAATTTAAAAAATAG
- a CDS encoding YibE/F family protein translates to MKKKLIIGIFFIIGISIFAEQTYVKGKILSILREEEFADDEFLISMTDFQVEIMEGEEKGKILVIPHPAYREKEHNLSFKPNMNVVIYRDTDGYYIVERDRRNSLYLLVSLFLGLTLFIAKKQGLKAVLSLGITGFLIFKFMIPGIILGFSPILISIIILSISSVVTIFFMTGFNSKGIIAILGTLGGVVFAGILSIFFSKTMGLTGYTTMESINYASLIKNIDLKELISTGVIIGSAGAVMDVSMSISSALSEIKSHKPHITPLELYNSGMSIGRDIIGTMINTLILAYIGGSLFTIMILTIQQNDFPGIRILNFEFVGVEFLRAFCGSIGILIAVPLTSFLASKIHIHNKEKKIFWD, encoded by the coding sequence ATGAAAAAAAAATTAATTATAGGGATATTTTTCATCATAGGTATCTCTATTTTTGCCGAGCAGACCTATGTAAAAGGAAAGATCCTTTCCATATTAAGGGAAGAAGAATTTGCAGATGATGAGTTTCTTATTTCCATGACTGATTTTCAAGTGGAAATTATGGAGGGGGAGGAGAAGGGGAAAATCCTGGTGATTCCTCATCCTGCCTATAGGGAAAAAGAACATAATCTGTCTTTTAAGCCAAATATGAATGTGGTTATATACAGAGATACAGACGGATACTATATCGTCGAAAGGGATAGGAGGAATAGTCTCTACCTTTTGGTCTCTCTTTTCTTAGGGCTGACATTATTTATTGCGAAAAAACAAGGTTTAAAGGCAGTCCTGTCTCTGGGAATAACAGGATTTTTAATATTTAAATTTATGATTCCCGGGATCATCTTAGGGTTTTCTCCCATCCTGATTTCAATAATTATTTTATCCATATCTTCCGTTGTTACTATATTTTTTATGACTGGATTTAATTCCAAGGGGATTATAGCTATCCTGGGGACCTTGGGAGGAGTTGTTTTTGCAGGGATCCTATCTATATTTTTTTCAAAGACCATGGGGCTCACAGGGTATACAACCATGGAAAGCATCAATTATGCATCCCTTATAAAAAACATAGACCTGAAGGAACTCATATCAACAGGGGTAATTATAGGAAGTGCAGGAGCTGTGATGGATGTATCTATGTCGATCTCCTCGGCCCTTTCAGAGATAAAATCCCATAAACCCCATATTACACCTTTGGAATTATATAATTCCGGGATGAGTATAGGAAGGGATATCATAGGAACCATGATAAATACCCTTATCTTAGCCTACATAGGGGGATCACTCTTTACGATAATGATCCTCACCATCCAGCAGAATGATTTTCCGGGTATCAGGATATTGAACTTTGAATTTGTAGGAGTTGAATTTCTCCGGGCTTTTTGCGGGAGTATAGGAATATTAATAGCTGTTCCCCTGACTTCATTTTTAGCTTCTAAAATTCATATACACAATAAAGAAAAAAAAATTTTCTGGGATTAA
- the pnp gene encoding polyribonucleotide nucleotidyltransferase produces MFNEKNMELEIGGKIIKMSTGKLARQAGGAVLVECGGTALLVTATRSKAPRKGADFFPLTVDFVEKYYAAGKMPGGFMKREARPSTNATLTARLIDRPIRPMFPEGFNYDVHIVNTVMSYDETCTTDYLGIIGSSAALMVSDIPFLGPVAAVTVGMIDGEFVLNPSPAQLVNSDLELTVAGTKEAVNMVESGAAELSEKVMLDAILFAHDNIKKICAFQEEFAALVAKENIEFTAPAIDETVKSFIDEKATARLKEAVLVVGKHAREDAVDGLEAELLEIFTADYIEKTGEEELDGALAFDFAKYYHDLMKQLVREAIVYNKHRVDGRKTDELRDLFAEIDILSQPHGSAMFTRGETQAMVFATLGTKQDEQLIDGLDESFYKKFYLHYNFPSYSVGEPGFMRGPGRRELGHGALAERALSYVLPTEEVFPYTVRIVSEITESNGSSSQASICGGSLSLMAAGVPIKEHVAGIAMGLVKEGDDYVVLTDIMGLEDHLGDMDFKVAGTSKGITALQMDIKITGIDEEVMRIALEQALVARTEILGVMNAAIPAPKAELAATAPRVYQMQIDTDKISALIGPAGKNIKGIVEETGAKVDIDDSGKVLIFAVDKDALDKTVSLVNGYVKDVEVGEIYTAKVVKVASFGAFMQVAPGKDGLLHVSQISHERIANVEDVLQVGDEFEVKVISTEKGKISLSRKELLPKPVKAAEVKEETK; encoded by the coding sequence ATGTTTAATGAAAAAAACATGGAGTTAGAAATCGGTGGAAAAATAATAAAGATGTCCACTGGAAAATTAGCCAGACAAGCTGGAGGAGCTGTATTGGTAGAATGCGGTGGGACTGCATTATTAGTAACAGCAACTAGAAGTAAGGCACCTAGAAAGGGAGCGGACTTTTTCCCATTAACAGTTGATTTCGTAGAAAAATATTATGCAGCCGGAAAGATGCCAGGCGGGTTTATGAAAAGAGAAGCCAGACCTTCTACAAACGCTACATTAACAGCTAGATTAATAGACAGACCAATCAGACCAATGTTCCCAGAAGGATTCAACTATGATGTACACATTGTAAATACAGTGATGTCATATGACGAAACTTGTACTACTGATTACCTTGGAATCATCGGATCATCAGCAGCATTAATGGTTTCTGATATCCCATTCTTAGGACCTGTAGCAGCAGTTACAGTTGGAATGATAGACGGAGAATTCGTTTTAAATCCAAGCCCTGCCCAGTTAGTGAACAGTGATTTAGAATTAACAGTAGCAGGAACAAAAGAAGCTGTAAACATGGTAGAATCCGGAGCAGCTGAATTATCTGAAAAAGTTATGTTAGATGCAATTTTATTTGCCCATGACAACATCAAAAAAATATGTGCATTCCAGGAGGAATTTGCTGCATTAGTTGCAAAAGAAAACATTGAATTCACTGCACCTGCAATCGACGAAACTGTTAAGTCATTTATCGACGAAAAGGCAACTGCAAGATTAAAGGAAGCTGTATTAGTTGTTGGAAAACATGCCAGGGAAGATGCAGTAGACGGATTAGAAGCTGAATTATTAGAGATATTTACAGCTGACTATATAGAAAAAACCGGTGAGGAAGAATTAGATGGAGCTTTAGCATTTGACTTTGCTAAATACTACCACGACCTTATGAAACAATTAGTAAGAGAAGCTATTGTTTACAATAAGCATAGAGTAGACGGAAGAAAAACTGATGAATTAAGAGACCTTTTCGCAGAAATAGATATCTTATCCCAGCCTCATGGATCGGCAATGTTTACTAGAGGAGAAACTCAGGCAATGGTATTTGCTACTCTGGGAACAAAACAGGATGAGCAGTTAATCGACGGGTTGGACGAAAGTTTCTACAAGAAATTCTACCTTCACTATAACTTCCCTTCATACTCAGTAGGAGAACCTGGATTCATGAGAGGACCAGGAAGAAGAGAATTAGGACATGGAGCATTAGCTGAAAGAGCACTATCTTATGTATTACCAACTGAAGAAGTATTTCCATACACAGTGAGAATAGTATCTGAGATCACTGAATCAAATGGTTCATCTTCTCAGGCAAGTATCTGTGGTGGATCATTATCACTTATGGCTGCCGGAGTACCTATCAAGGAACATGTAGCTGGAATAGCTATGGGACTTGTTAAAGAGGGAGACGACTATGTAGTTTTAACCGACATCATGGGATTAGAAGATCATTTAGGAGATATGGACTTTAAAGTAGCTGGAACTTCTAAAGGAATCACAGCACTTCAAATGGATATCAAGATCACTGGAATAGATGAAGAAGTTATGAGAATAGCTTTAGAACAGGCATTAGTAGCAAGAACTGAAATATTAGGTGTTATGAACGCAGCTATCCCTGCTCCTAAAGCAGAATTAGCAGCTACAGCTCCTAGAGTATATCAAATGCAAATTGATACAGATAAAATATCTGCATTAATCGGACCTGCTGGAAAGAATATCAAAGGTATCGTAGAAGAGACTGGAGCTAAAGTTGATATCGATGATTCTGGAAAGGTATTAATCTTTGCTGTAGATAAAGATGCACTGGATAAAACTGTTTCATTAGTAAACGGATATGTAAAAGACGTTGAAGTAGGAGAAATCTATACTGCTAAAGTTGTAAAAGTAGCTTCATTCGGGGCATTTATGCAGGTAGCACCAGGAAAAGACGGATTATTACATGTTTCTCAAATCTCTCATGAGAGAATCGCCAATGTAGAAGATGTATTGCAAGTTGGAGATGAATTTGAAGTTAAAGTTATCTCAACTGAAAAAGGAAAGATCAGCTTAAGTAGAAAAGAATTATTACCTAAGCCGGTTAAAGCAGCAGAAGTAAAGGAAGAAACTAAGTAG